In a genomic window of Streptomyces roseoviridis:
- the leuC gene encoding 3-isopropylmalate dehydratase large subunit, giving the protein MGRTLAEKVWDDHVVRRAEGEPDLLFIDLHLLHEVTSPQAFDGLRLSGRQVRRLDLTIATEDHNTPTLDIDKPIADPVSRAQLETLRKNCAEFGVRLHPLGDVEQGVVHVVGPQLGLTQPGMTVVCGDSHTSTHGAFGALAFGIGTSQVEHVLATQTLPMARPKTMAITVDGELPADVTAKDLILAIIAKIGTGGGQGYVLEYRGSAIDKLSMEARMTICNMSIEAGARAGMIAPDETTFAYLEGRAHAPEGEDWDAAVAYWKTLKSDEDAVFDAEVVIDAASLAPFVTWGTNPGQGAPLSGQVPDPASYEDPSERLAAENALKYMGLTAGQPLRDIKVDTVFVGSCTNGRIEDLRNAAALLEGRKVADGVRMLVVPGSVRVALQAVEEGLDKVFKEAGAEWRHAGCSMCLGMNPDQLAPGERSASTSNRNFEGRQGKGGRTHLVSPQVAAATAVLGHLASPADLSDVATTAGV; this is encoded by the coding sequence ATGGGTAGGACACTCGCGGAGAAGGTCTGGGACGACCACGTCGTCCGGCGCGCCGAAGGCGAGCCCGACCTCCTCTTCATCGATCTGCACCTGCTGCACGAGGTGACCAGCCCGCAGGCCTTCGACGGGCTGCGTCTCAGCGGCCGGCAGGTGCGGCGCCTCGACCTCACCATCGCCACCGAGGACCACAACACCCCGACCCTCGACATCGACAAGCCCATCGCGGACCCCGTCTCCCGCGCCCAGCTGGAGACCCTGCGCAAGAACTGCGCCGAGTTCGGCGTGCGGCTGCACCCGCTGGGCGACGTCGAGCAGGGCGTCGTCCACGTCGTGGGACCGCAGCTGGGCCTGACCCAGCCCGGCATGACCGTGGTCTGCGGCGACTCGCACACCTCCACGCACGGCGCGTTCGGAGCCCTCGCGTTCGGCATCGGCACCAGCCAGGTCGAGCACGTGCTCGCCACCCAGACCCTGCCCATGGCCCGCCCGAAGACCATGGCGATCACCGTCGACGGCGAGCTGCCGGCCGACGTCACCGCCAAGGACCTGATCCTGGCGATCATCGCCAAGATCGGCACCGGCGGCGGCCAGGGCTACGTCCTGGAGTACCGGGGCTCCGCCATCGACAAGCTCTCGATGGAGGCCCGGATGACCATCTGCAACATGTCGATCGAGGCCGGCGCCCGCGCGGGCATGATCGCCCCCGACGAGACCACCTTCGCCTACCTCGAGGGCCGCGCCCACGCCCCCGAGGGCGAGGACTGGGACGCCGCCGTCGCGTACTGGAAGACGCTGAAGAGCGACGAGGACGCCGTCTTCGACGCCGAGGTCGTCATCGACGCCGCCTCGCTGGCGCCGTTCGTCACCTGGGGCACCAATCCGGGCCAGGGCGCGCCGCTTTCGGGACAGGTCCCCGACCCCGCTTCGTACGAAGACCCTTCGGAGCGCCTGGCCGCCGAAAACGCCCTGAAGTACATGGGGTTGACCGCCGGACAGCCGCTGCGCGACATCAAGGTCGACACCGTCTTCGTAGGCTCCTGCACCAACGGCCGCATCGAGGACCTGCGCAACGCCGCCGCCCTCCTGGAGGGCCGCAAGGTCGCCGACGGCGTCCGCATGCTGGTCGTCCCCGGCTCGGTCCGGGTCGCCCTGCAGGCCGTCGAGGAGGGCCTGGACAAGGTCTTCAAGGAGGCCGGCGCCGAATGGCGGCACGCGGGCTGCTCGATGTGTCTGGGCATGAACCCCGACCAACTGGCCCCCGGTGAGCGTTCCGCGTCCACCTCCAACCGCAACTTCGAGGGCCGGCAGGGCAAGGGCGGCCGCACCCACCTGGTCTCCCCCCAGGTCGCCGCCGCCACCGCCGTCCTGGGCCACCTGGCCTCCCCGGCCGATCTGTCCGACGTCGCCACCACCGCGGGGGTCTGA
- the ndgR gene encoding IclR family transcriptional regulator NdgR translates to MDNSSGVGVLDKAALVLSALESGPATLAGLVAATGLARPTAHRLAVALEHHRMVARDMQGRFILGPRLAELAAAAGEDRLLATAGPVLTHLRDVTGESAQLYRRQGDMRICVAAAERLSGLRDTVPVGSTLTMKAGSSAQILMAWEEPERLHRGLQGARFTATALSGVRRRGWAQSIGEREPGVASVSAPVRGPSNRVVAAVSVSGPIERLTRHPGRMHAQAVIDAAARLTEALRRNG, encoded by the coding sequence ATGGACAACTCTAGCGGCGTAGGCGTTCTCGACAAGGCAGCCCTTGTCCTGAGCGCCCTGGAGTCCGGTCCGGCCACCCTCGCAGGTCTGGTCGCGGCGACGGGACTCGCACGACCCACGGCACACCGACTCGCCGTGGCACTGGAACACCACCGGATGGTGGCCCGCGACATGCAGGGCCGGTTCATCCTCGGACCGCGCCTGGCGGAGCTCGCCGCCGCGGCCGGTGAGGACCGTCTGCTCGCGACCGCCGGGCCGGTGCTGACGCATCTGCGCGACGTGACCGGGGAGAGCGCGCAGCTCTACCGGCGCCAGGGCGACATGCGGATCTGCGTGGCGGCGGCCGAGCGGCTGTCCGGACTGCGGGACACCGTCCCGGTCGGCTCCACGCTGACCATGAAGGCCGGCTCGTCCGCGCAGATCCTCATGGCCTGGGAGGAGCCCGAGCGGCTCCACCGCGGCCTGCAGGGCGCCCGTTTCACGGCGACGGCCCTGTCTGGCGTACGGCGCCGCGGCTGGGCCCAGTCGATCGGCGAGCGGGAGCCCGGCGTGGCGTCCGTCTCGGCGCCCGTGCGCGGCCCCTCGAACCGCGTGGTGGCCGCCGTGTCGGTCTCGGGCCCCATCGAGCGCCTGACCCGCCACCCGGGCCGCATGCACGCCCAGGCGGTCATCGACGCGGCCGCCCGCCTGACCGAGGCCCTGCGCCGCAACGGCTGA
- a CDS encoding HAD family hydrolase, whose protein sequence is MAIRAVLWDIDDTIFDYASADRAGMRAHLAAEGLLGGYASVEEALLRWKELTELHWRRFEAEGGDFLDQRRDRVRDFLGAPELTAAEADDWFERYVVHYEAAWELFPDTLPVLDLLAADYRHGVLSNSSIRNQDRKLRVLGVRDRFEAVVCAAELGVAKPAAAAFHAACAALGLPPEQVAYVGDQPETDALGAARAGLTGIWLDRAGTGGRPGLTRITGLHQLPGVLRGDTRFGAPDTFG, encoded by the coding sequence ATGGCCATCCGCGCGGTGCTCTGGGACATCGACGACACGATCTTCGACTACGCGAGCGCCGACCGCGCCGGCATGCGCGCCCATCTCGCGGCCGAGGGGCTGCTCGGCGGCTACGCCTCCGTGGAGGAGGCCCTGCTGCGCTGGAAGGAGCTCACCGAGCTGCACTGGCGGCGCTTCGAGGCCGAGGGCGGCGACTTCCTCGACCAGCGGCGCGACCGGGTCCGCGACTTCCTCGGCGCGCCCGAGCTGACCGCCGCCGAGGCCGACGACTGGTTCGAGCGGTACGTGGTCCACTACGAGGCCGCCTGGGAGCTCTTCCCGGACACCCTGCCCGTGCTCGACCTGCTCGCCGCGGACTACCGCCACGGGGTGCTGTCGAACTCCAGCATCCGCAACCAGGACCGCAAGCTGCGCGTGCTCGGCGTACGGGACCGGTTCGAGGCGGTCGTGTGCGCCGCGGAGCTCGGCGTGGCCAAGCCGGCCGCCGCGGCCTTCCACGCGGCCTGCGCGGCCCTGGGGCTGCCGCCGGAGCAGGTGGCGTACGTGGGGGACCAGCCGGAGACCGACGCCCTCGGGGCGGCACGGGCGGGCCTGACGGGCATCTGGCTGGACCGTGCCGGCACGGGCGGCAGACCGGGTCTGACCAGGATCACCGGCCTCCACCAGCTGCCCGGAGTGCTGCGCGGGGATACCCGTTTTGGAGCACCGGACACCTTCGGGTAA
- the gltX gene encoding glutamate--tRNA ligase yields MANANVRVRFCPSPTGNPHVGLVRTALFNWAFARHNQGTMVFRIEDTDAARDSEESYEQLLDSLRWLGLDWDEGPEVGGPHAPYRQSQRMDIYRDVADKLLAGGYAYHCYCTTTELDERRDAARAAGRPSGYDGHCRELTAEQVEVYRAEGRDAIVRFRMPDEPITFTDLVRGELTFTPDNVPDYGIVRANGAPLYTLVNPVDDALMEITHVLRGEDLLSSTPRQIALYKALIELGIAKEIPAFGHLPYVMGEGNKKLSKRDPQSSLNLYRERGFLPEGLLNYLSLLGWSFSADQDIFTVPEMVEKFDIADVNANPARFDLKKAESINADHIRMLDVKDFAAACEPWLKAPHANWAPEDFDQAAWEAIAPHAQTRLTVLSDITANVDFLFLKEPVFDQPSWDKAMKGEPAALLTTAREKLVDADWSDPESLKAAVLAAGEAHGLKLGKAQAPVRVAVTGRTVGLPLFESLEILGKERTLARIDAALAKLAG; encoded by the coding sequence GTGGCTAACGCGAACGTCCGCGTACGTTTCTGTCCCTCCCCGACCGGCAACCCCCACGTGGGCCTGGTCCGCACCGCCCTCTTCAACTGGGCCTTCGCCCGGCACAACCAGGGCACCATGGTCTTCCGCATCGAGGACACCGACGCGGCCCGCGACTCCGAGGAGTCGTACGAGCAGCTGCTCGACTCGCTGCGCTGGCTGGGCCTCGACTGGGACGAGGGCCCCGAGGTCGGCGGCCCGCACGCCCCCTACCGCCAGTCGCAGCGGATGGACATCTACCGGGACGTCGCCGACAAGCTGCTGGCCGGCGGCTACGCGTACCACTGCTACTGCACCACCACCGAGCTGGACGAGCGCCGCGACGCCGCCCGCGCCGCCGGCCGGCCCTCCGGCTACGACGGCCACTGCCGCGAGCTCACCGCCGAGCAGGTCGAGGTCTACCGGGCCGAGGGCCGCGACGCCATCGTCCGCTTCCGGATGCCGGACGAGCCGATCACCTTCACCGACCTGGTCCGCGGCGAGCTCACCTTCACCCCCGACAACGTCCCGGACTACGGCATCGTGCGCGCCAACGGCGCCCCGCTGTACACCCTGGTCAACCCGGTCGACGACGCCCTGATGGAGATCACCCACGTCCTGCGCGGCGAGGACCTGCTCTCCTCCACCCCGCGCCAGATCGCGCTCTACAAGGCGCTGATCGAGCTGGGCATCGCCAAGGAGATCCCGGCCTTCGGCCACCTGCCCTACGTGATGGGCGAGGGCAACAAGAAGCTGTCCAAGCGCGACCCGCAGTCCTCGCTCAACCTCTACCGGGAGCGCGGCTTCCTCCCCGAGGGCCTGCTGAACTACCTCTCCCTGCTCGGCTGGTCCTTCTCCGCCGACCAGGACATCTTCACCGTCCCCGAGATGGTCGAGAAGTTCGACATCGCGGACGTCAACGCCAACCCGGCCCGCTTCGACCTCAAGAAGGCCGAGTCGATCAACGCGGACCACATCCGGATGCTGGACGTGAAGGACTTCGCCGCGGCCTGCGAGCCCTGGCTGAAGGCCCCGCACGCCAACTGGGCCCCGGAGGACTTCGACCAGGCCGCCTGGGAGGCCATCGCGCCGCACGCCCAGACCCGCCTGACCGTCCTGTCCGACATCACGGCCAACGTCGACTTCCTCTTCCTGAAGGAGCCGGTCTTCGACCAGCCCTCGTGGGACAAGGCGATGAAGGGCGAGCCCGCCGCCCTCCTCACCACCGCCCGCGAGAAGCTCGTGGACGCCGACTGGAGCGACCCCGAGTCCCTCAAGGCCGCCGTCCTCGCCGCCGGCGAGGCCCACGGCCTCAAGCTCGGCAAGGCCCAGGCCCCGGTCCGCGTCGCCGTCACCGGCCGCACGGTCGGCCTGCCGCTGTTCGAGTCGCTGGAGATCCTGGGCAAGGAGAGGACCCTCGCCCGCATCGACGCGGCCCTGGCGAAGCTCGCCGGCTGA
- a CDS encoding fumarylacetoacetate hydrolase family protein: MRIARFSIDGNVAFGAVEGEGTVESGGLVLDIIKGIPYTDFELSGTKVPLSKVRLLPPVLPNKVVAIGRNYAEHAKELGNEVPEVPVTFLKPTTSVIGPGDAIEYPSFSRELHHEAELAVVIGRMCREVPRERVKDVVFGYTCANDVTARDVQKREAQWARAKGFDTSCPLGPWVETDLDPADLTIQCTVNGEQRQLGRTSDMTRSIEDLVVHISEAMTLLPGDVILTGTPAGVGPLNVGDEVAVTIEGIGTLTNRVIKRG, translated from the coding sequence GTGCGCATCGCCAGATTCTCCATCGACGGCAACGTCGCCTTCGGCGCGGTCGAGGGGGAGGGGACCGTCGAGTCCGGCGGCCTGGTCCTCGACATCATCAAGGGCATCCCGTACACCGACTTCGAGCTCAGCGGCACCAAGGTCCCGCTGAGCAAGGTCCGGCTCCTGCCGCCCGTCCTGCCCAACAAGGTCGTGGCCATCGGCCGCAACTACGCGGAGCACGCCAAGGAGCTCGGCAACGAGGTCCCCGAGGTCCCCGTGACCTTCCTCAAGCCGACCACCTCCGTCATCGGCCCCGGCGACGCCATCGAGTACCCCTCCTTCTCCCGCGAGCTGCACCACGAGGCGGAACTGGCCGTGGTCATCGGCCGCATGTGCCGCGAGGTGCCGCGCGAGCGGGTCAAGGACGTCGTCTTCGGCTACACCTGCGCCAACGACGTCACCGCCCGCGACGTCCAGAAGCGCGAGGCCCAGTGGGCCCGCGCCAAGGGCTTCGACACCTCGTGCCCGCTGGGCCCCTGGGTGGAGACCGACCTCGACCCCGCCGACCTCACGATCCAGTGCACGGTCAACGGCGAACAGCGCCAGCTCGGTCGTACGAGCGACATGACCCGCTCCATCGAGGACCTGGTCGTCCACATCTCCGAGGCCATGACGCTGCTCCCCGGCGACGTCATCCTCACCGGCACCCCCGCCGGGGTCGGCCCCCTCAACGTCGGCGACGAGGTCGCCGTCACCATCGAAGGCATCGGCACTCTCACCAACAGGGTGATCAAGCGTGGCTAA
- a CDS encoding sensor histidine kinase: MQGRFKRDGTGSSQARKGRGEAPAEQEPRAGTQHGSPAPHPQKPGKGDGSDGAARTTAADAVAEQAPLPRLQSENQVGPRIALRNWRISTRLVALLTLPVVAATSLGGIRINESLQDMEQLDHMQLLTELTKEATKFAEALQEERDHSAGPLANGKSPGDYQVDTPRKKTDRAYKAFLEATNAIPATEDDESLRSIRQNVNQIASQVSQLHGIRGEAYKKNVAHSVTVEAYSRLIRSLLSLSQDMAQATSNPEMIKRTRALAAFSSAKEYASIQQAIIAASLPPNDSRAARIEQGDRLYGDAALTSEAVEFKSFKAIYESTGGDAEELTASLTNGNPSIEAADNYAQRMLKSDRGLPDVKRGYLNFTDEYDTKMRAMNTIEATLLGEMETKARELRQESQRDAIINGALILLVLGVSLVGAFVVARSMIRSLRRLQDTATKVAQERLPELVKQLSESDPQDVDTSVESVGVHSRDEIGQVAAAFDDVHREAVRLAAEQALLRGNVNAMFTNLSRRSQGLIQRQLSLISELESREADPDQLSSLFKLDHLATRMRRNGENLLVLAGEEPGRRWTRPVPLVDVLRAAASEVEQYERIELAAVPATEVAGRVVNDLVHLLAELLENATSFSSPQTKVRVTGHALPDGRVLVEIHDTGIGLSPEDLAAINERLASPPTVDVSVSRRMGLFVVGRLSLRHGIRIQLRPSDSGGTTALVMLPVDVAHGGKKPVPKAGPGGQGGPAPAGLAGGPGAAGGPGAPGGRPGGAPSAPGGRLGAGAARTALPGRDGAANGPQGQGGQAPGGPNLFQERPQTPAPAQAQGPQTAQLPPVPQDRGARPGLGAPGGLVGGAQSAIPSRTDVWGGQGNARGNAQNTDRNGQNGLNGGQGPQAPAPQEPRPAQNGFPRAELPGGNPQPQHPQRPQAASWGSNDQAQPVRRPQQDMTPLDAPRGHEEPENQGRHAQPQGPGSTGQFARPDFGAPQQAPQGYQGGAQDPASTAQFPRPDFGAPQQAQHAPQQAPQQQAYGHQPFVPQAQAPQQAPQQQAPQQPSRRHAAGEPQQQPRQPQLQQPRQPEALPPAGAGDGRTPLYDTLETNWFRQEQGQGQTPAPAAPQSPAPRQDPSRGVPEAERTMQSPVVGQRPGTDAAQRPGAAVPQQPEAGRQNTNGGAAWRTSPNDELVRQAERVRKPAAGGVTTSGLPRRVPRANLVPGTAQEQAHTAGPQVSRAPDDVRGRLTNLRRGIQQGRQAGNSTTGSFPLGPTQQQER, from the coding sequence GTGCAGGGACGTTTCAAGAGGGATGGCACGGGCTCTTCCCAGGCCCGCAAGGGCCGAGGGGAAGCTCCGGCGGAGCAGGAGCCGCGTGCCGGGACCCAGCACGGTTCCCCGGCCCCGCACCCCCAGAAGCCGGGGAAGGGCGACGGCTCCGACGGTGCCGCGCGCACCACCGCCGCGGACGCCGTCGCCGAGCAGGCCCCCCTGCCCCGGCTCCAGTCCGAGAACCAGGTCGGGCCCCGAATAGCCCTGCGCAACTGGCGCATCTCCACCCGTCTGGTCGCCCTGCTGACCCTTCCGGTGGTCGCGGCGACCAGCCTCGGTGGCATCCGCATCAACGAGTCCTTGCAGGACATGGAGCAGCTGGATCACATGCAGCTGCTCACCGAGCTGACCAAGGAAGCCACCAAGTTCGCCGAGGCACTCCAGGAGGAGCGCGACCACTCCGCCGGTCCGCTCGCCAACGGCAAGTCGCCCGGCGACTACCAGGTCGACACCCCGCGCAAGAAGACGGACCGCGCCTACAAGGCCTTCCTGGAGGCCACCAACGCGATCCCGGCGACCGAGGACGACGAGTCGCTGCGCAGCATCCGGCAGAACGTCAACCAGATCGCCTCCCAGGTCAGCCAGCTGCACGGCATCCGCGGCGAGGCGTACAAGAAGAACGTCGCCCACTCGGTGACGGTCGAGGCGTACAGCCGGCTGATCCGCTCCCTGCTCAGCCTGTCCCAGGACATGGCGCAGGCCACCAGCAACCCGGAGATGATCAAGCGGACCCGGGCGCTCGCCGCGTTCTCGTCCGCCAAGGAGTACGCCTCCATCCAGCAGGCGATCATCGCCGCCTCGCTGCCCCCGAACGACAGCCGGGCCGCCCGGATCGAGCAGGGCGACCGCCTCTACGGCGACGCCGCGCTCACCAGTGAGGCCGTCGAGTTCAAGTCCTTCAAGGCGATCTACGAGTCGACCGGCGGCGACGCCGAGGAGCTCACCGCCTCGCTGACCAACGGCAACCCCTCGATCGAGGCCGCCGACAACTACGCGCAGCGGATGCTGAAGTCCGACCGCGGCCTGCCCGACGTCAAGCGCGGTTACCTGAACTTCACCGACGAGTACGACACCAAGATGCGTGCCATGAACACCATCGAGGCGACGCTGCTCGGCGAGATGGAGACCAAGGCCCGTGAGCTGCGGCAGGAGTCGCAGCGCGACGCCATCATCAACGGTGCCTTGATCCTCCTCGTCCTCGGCGTCTCGCTCGTCGGCGCCTTCGTCGTGGCCCGGTCCATGATCCGGTCGCTGCGCCGGCTCCAGGACACCGCCACCAAGGTCGCCCAGGAACGCCTGCCCGAGCTGGTCAAGCAGCTCTCCGAGTCCGACCCGCAGGACGTGGACACCTCCGTCGAGTCGGTCGGTGTGCACTCCCGCGACGAGATCGGCCAGGTGGCCGCGGCCTTCGACGACGTGCACCGCGAGGCGGTCCGCCTCGCCGCCGAGCAGGCCCTCCTCCGGGGCAACGTCAACGCGATGTTCACCAACCTCTCGCGCCGTTCCCAGGGCCTCATCCAGCGCCAGCTCTCGCTGATCTCCGAGCTCGAGTCCCGCGAGGCCGACCCGGACCAGCTGTCCTCGCTGTTCAAGCTCGACCACCTCGCGACCCGCATGCGCCGCAACGGCGAGAACCTCCTCGTCCTCGCGGGCGAGGAGCCCGGCCGCCGCTGGACCCGCCCGGTCCCGCTGGTCGACGTCCTGCGCGCCGCCGCCTCCGAGGTGGAGCAGTACGAGCGCATCGAGCTGGCCGCGGTCCCCGCGACCGAGGTCGCCGGCCGGGTCGTCAACGACCTCGTCCACCTGCTCGCCGAGCTGCTGGAGAACGCCACGTCGTTCTCCTCGCCGCAGACCAAGGTCCGCGTCACCGGTCACGCCCTGCCGGACGGCCGGGTGCTGGTCGAGATCCACGACACCGGCATCGGCCTGTCCCCCGAGGACCTCGCCGCGATCAACGAGCGGCTCGCCTCGCCGCCCACCGTGGACGTCTCCGTCTCCCGCCGCATGGGTCTGTTCGTGGTCGGCCGCCTGTCCCTGCGGCACGGCATCCGGATCCAGCTGCGCCCGTCCGACTCGGGCGGCACCACCGCGCTCGTCATGCTCCCGGTCGACGTCGCCCACGGCGGCAAGAAGCCCGTGCCGAAGGCCGGTCCCGGCGGCCAGGGCGGTCCGGCCCCGGCCGGCCTCGCCGGCGGTCCCGGTGCGGCCGGCGGTCCGGGTGCCCCCGGCGGTCGTCCGGGCGGTGCCCCGTCCGCGCCCGGCGGCCGGCTCGGCGCCGGTGCGGCCCGTACGGCGCTGCCCGGCCGGGACGGTGCCGCGAACGGCCCGCAGGGCCAGGGCGGTCAGGCCCCCGGCGGCCCGAACCTGTTCCAGGAGCGGCCGCAGACCCCGGCTCCGGCCCAGGCCCAGGGACCGCAGACCGCGCAGCTGCCGCCCGTTCCGCAGGACCGGGGGGCGCGTCCCGGCCTCGGCGCGCCCGGCGGCCTCGTGGGCGGCGCGCAGAGCGCGATCCCGTCCCGCACGGACGTCTGGGGCGGCCAGGGCAACGCCCGCGGCAACGCTCAGAACACCGACCGGAACGGCCAGAACGGCCTGAACGGCGGCCAGGGCCCGCAGGCCCCGGCACCGCAGGAGCCGCGCCCGGCCCAGAACGGCTTCCCGCGCGCGGAGCTGCCCGGCGGCAACCCGCAGCCGCAGCACCCGCAGCGGCCGCAGGCCGCCAGCTGGGGCAGCAACGACCAGGCGCAGCCGGTCCGCAGGCCGCAGCAGGACATGACGCCGCTGGACGCGCCGCGCGGTCACGAGGAGCCGGAGAACCAGGGCCGTCACGCGCAGCCGCAGGGTCCCGGTTCCACGGGCCAGTTCGCCCGCCCGGACTTCGGGGCGCCGCAGCAGGCCCCGCAGGGCTACCAGGGCGGCGCGCAGGACCCGGCGTCCACCGCGCAGTTCCCGCGGCCGGACTTCGGGGCGCCCCAGCAGGCGCAGCACGCCCCGCAGCAGGCTCCGCAGCAGCAGGCGTACGGCCACCAGCCGTTCGTGCCGCAGGCCCAGGCGCCCCAGCAGGCCCCGCAGCAGCAGGCCCCGCAGCAGCCTTCGCGCCGGCACGCGGCCGGCGAGCCGCAGCAGCAGCCCCGTCAGCCGCAGCTCCAGCAGCCGCGTCAGCCGGAGGCCCTGCCGCCGGCGGGTGCCGGTGACGGCCGCACGCCGCTGTACGACACGCTGGAGACCAACTGGTTCCGCCAGGAGCAGGGCCAGGGCCAGACGCCCGCCCCGGCGGCGCCCCAGTCCCCGGCGCCGCGGCAGGACCCGTCGCGGGGCGTGCCGGAGGCCGAGCGGACGATGCAGTCCCCCGTGGTCGGGCAGCGACCCGGAACGGACGCCGCGCAGCGGCCGGGGGCGGCTGTCCCGCAGCAGCCCGAGGCGGGGCGGCAGAACACCAACGGCGGGGCCGCCTGGCGGACCTCTCCCAACGACGAGCTGGTGCGCCAGGCCGAGCGGGTGCGCAAGCCCGCGGCCGGCGGTGTCACCACCTCGGGGCTTCCGCGGCGCGTGCCGCGGGCCAACCTCGTGCCCGGGACAGCCCAGGAGCAGGCCCACACGGCCGGCCCCCAGGTCTCCCGCGCACCCGACGACGTCCGCGGCCGGCTCACCAATCTGCGCCGCGGTATCCAGCAGGGCCGGCAGGCGGGCAACTCCACCACGGGTTCCTTCCCTCTCGGCCCGACCCAGCAGCAGGAGCGATAG
- a CDS encoding roadblock/LC7 domain-containing protein: MSQAAQNLNWLITNFVDNTPGVSHTVVVSADGLLLAMSEGFPRDRADQLAAVASGLTSLTAGASRIFEGGPVAQTVVEMERGFLFLMSVSDGSSLAVLAHPECDIGLVGYEMALLVDRAGSVLTPDLRAELQGSLLH, translated from the coding sequence ATGAGCCAGGCGGCGCAGAACCTGAACTGGTTGATCACCAACTTCGTGGACAACACCCCCGGGGTGTCCCACACGGTGGTGGTCTCCGCCGACGGACTGCTCCTTGCCATGTCCGAAGGGTTCCCCCGTGACCGTGCCGACCAGCTGGCGGCGGTCGCGTCCGGGCTGACCTCGCTGACCGCGGGGGCGTCCCGGATCTTCGAGGGCGGGCCCGTCGCCCAGACCGTCGTGGAGATGGAGCGCGGTTTCCTCTTCCTGATGTCCGTCTCGGACGGTTCCTCGCTGGCCGTGCTCGCCCACCCGGAGTGCGACATCGGCCTCGTGGGCTACGAGATGGCGCTCCTCGTGGACCGGGCGGGCTCCGTGCTCACCCCGGATCTGCGGGCGGAGCTCCAGGGCAGCCTGCTCCACTAG
- a CDS encoding DUF742 domain-containing protein, with the protein MTPPPASHDPYGASIDDPYGPEGDQPLVRPYAMTGGRTRPRYQLAIEALVSTTADPAHLATLLPEHQRICHLCREVKSVAEVSALLSMPLGVARILVADLAEAGMVAIHQPGNGEAGGTPDVTLLERVLSGLRKL; encoded by the coding sequence ATGACCCCGCCCCCCGCCTCTCACGATCCGTACGGCGCCTCGATAGACGACCCGTACGGACCTGAGGGCGACCAGCCGCTGGTCCGTCCGTACGCGATGACCGGCGGCCGGACCCGGCCGCGCTACCAGCTCGCCATCGAGGCGCTGGTCAGCACCACGGCCGACCCCGCGCACCTGGCCACCCTGCTTCCCGAGCACCAGCGGATCTGCCACCTGTGCCGTGAGGTGAAGTCGGTGGCGGAGGTGTCGGCGCTCCTGTCGATGCCGCTCGGCGTCGCCCGCATCCTCGTGGCCGACCTGGCCGAGGCGGGCATGGTGGCCATCCACCAGCCGGGCAACGGAGAGGCCGGCGGCACGCCGGACGTGACACTGCTCGAAAGGGTGCTCAGTGGACTTCGCAAGCTCTAG
- a CDS encoding GTP-binding protein, translated as MDFASSSGGSVPQSRSTTSAKIVVAGGFGVGKTTFVGAVSEINPLRTEAVMTAASAGIDDLTHTGGKTTTTVAMDFGRITLDQDLILYLFGTPGQDRFWFMWDDLVRGAIGAVVLVDTRRLADCFPAVDYFENSGLPFVIALNGFDGHQPYAPDEVREALQIGPDTPIITTDARHRADAKSALITLVEHALMARLK; from the coding sequence GTGGACTTCGCAAGCTCTAGCGGCGGCTCCGTTCCGCAGAGTCGTTCGACCACCAGCGCGAAGATCGTGGTGGCCGGCGGCTTCGGCGTGGGCAAGACCACGTTCGTCGGCGCGGTCTCCGAGATCAATCCGCTGCGGACCGAGGCCGTGATGACGGCGGCTTCGGCGGGCATCGACGACCTGACGCACACCGGGGGCAAGACCACCACCACGGTGGCCATGGACTTCGGCCGCATCACCCTGGACCAGGACCTGATCCTGTACCTGTTCGGTACGCCCGGTCAGGACCGCTTCTGGTTCATGTGGGACGACCTGGTCCGCGGTGCCATCGGCGCCGTCGTGCTGGTCGACACCCGGCGTCTCGCCGACTGCTTCCCGGCGGTCGACTACTTCGAGAACTCGGGCCTTCCTTTCGTGATCGCCCTGAACGGTTTCGACGGCCACCAGCCGTACGCGCCCGACGAGGTCCGTGAGGCCCTCCAGATCGGTCCCGACACCCCGATCATCACGACGGATGCCCGTCACCGCGCGGACGCCAAGAGCGCGCTCATCACCCTCGTCGAGCACGCCCTCATGGCGCGTCTGAAGTAG